Proteins from a single region of Caloramator sp. E03:
- a CDS encoding ABC transporter permease → MTIYLNTIKRILRRKMNLLLIFVMPAVLIITIMMFNDSALMVGISSKDKGKFFHILIDDIEKRANVVYLKSEDIKPNIIEGVYDCIIKIDEGFSEDIISGKSPKIKIYSIKESNTSENMKIFLNSYLNSAKNIALACNNDSEKFYRCFDEYRNSKSMAEYISLKAKGENARKVIQSMGFALMGILYFLSFAATIIMRDKRNKTYYRIFTAPVTTKRYMLENILSFFTLAVMQILLLLYFINVLGGNLGKSFFDYFVILLFFSLFAISFGTYITTISKDLRQAQSMASLVITPILMLGGCYWPIEIMPKFLQQLSKFLPTTWCMRACEKIAYGAKLRELYIEIPILILFSVVFFLLSSWKKTDITV, encoded by the coding sequence ATGACCATATATCTAAATACAATTAAAAGAATTTTAAGGAGAAAAATGAATTTACTTTTAATATTTGTAATGCCTGCGGTTTTAATAATAACAATTATGATGTTTAATGACAGCGCACTTATGGTAGGAATTTCATCTAAAGATAAGGGTAAGTTTTTTCATATACTTATAGATGACATTGAAAAAAGAGCAAATGTAGTATATTTAAAAAGCGAAGATATTAAACCTAATATAATTGAAGGCGTATACGACTGCATTATTAAAATAGATGAGGGATTTTCTGAGGATATAATATCTGGAAAGAGTCCCAAAATTAAAATATACAGCATTAAAGAATCAAATACATCAGAGAATATGAAGATATTTTTAAACAGCTATCTTAATTCGGCTAAAAATATTGCCTTAGCCTGCAACAATGACAGCGAAAAATTTTATAGATGTTTTGATGAATATAGAAATAGTAAGTCCATGGCAGAATATATATCTTTAAAAGCCAAAGGAGAAAACGCAAGAAAAGTAATACAATCAATGGGCTTTGCCTTAATGGGAATACTGTACTTTTTAAGCTTTGCAGCTACAATAATAATGAGGGATAAGAGAAATAAAACCTATTACAGAATTTTTACAGCACCGGTTACAACGAAAAGATATATGCTTGAAAATATACTGAGCTTTTTTACCTTGGCGGTTATGCAGATTCTGCTCTTGCTTTATTTTATAAATGTTTTGGGAGGCAATTTGGGCAAGTCCTTTTTTGACTATTTTGTGATACTTTTATTCTTTTCTCTGTTTGCAATATCCTTTGGAACTTATATTACAACAATATCAAAGGATTTAAGACAGGCACAGTCAATGGCTTCTCTTGTAATAACTCCTATTTTAATGCTTGGAGGATGCTACTGGCCTATTGAAATAATGCCAAAATTCCTTCAGCAGCTATCTAAATTCCTTCCAACTACATGGTGCATGAGGGCCTGTGAAAAGATAGCCTATGGGGCAAAATTAAGGGAGCTGTATATTGAAATACCAATACTCATTCTTTTCTCAGTAGTATTCTTTCTTTTAAGTTCTTGGAAAAAGACCGATATAACAGTATAG
- a CDS encoding ABC transporter permease, translated as MKILIIAYNTIKRNFRDYKTLSLTLLFPIVLILILGTALTSQYSPSNMGKIKVAYFNEDKGDISKRFDELLNNEKIKEFIEVSIVKSSEEGKKLVEENKANSFIMIDKDFTEKIIKGEESKIKVYSKKTGSFYSMVVKNIVDSFGDGFNTVKTINSLTGKFSEYKTYKNIENVPISAKGNIPRAIDYYAVTMLVMTLMYDTISSAVLAGEDIYEAIGNRVKCTPVKFYELFLGKLLGLIATFFLKAVMIICFSKYVYGVNFGENMPVILFITFSFSVFSTSFGIMTAFFAKDEKRAVNFLNGIVPLFTFLSGGYTKFSTFGSLEKIIFFIPNKLGHEAFFNTIYNGSSQIASKAVLSLWAMSILMFIFSSLKGRRVKV; from the coding sequence ATGAAAATATTAATTATAGCCTATAACACTATAAAAAGAAACTTCAGGGATTATAAAACACTGTCACTTACTTTGCTTTTTCCCATAGTTTTAATATTAATATTAGGAACTGCACTTACAAGCCAATATTCCCCAAGCAATATGGGAAAGATAAAGGTTGCCTATTTTAATGAGGATAAAGGGGATATATCAAAAAGATTTGATGAGCTTTTAAATAATGAAAAAATAAAAGAGTTTATTGAGGTAAGTATTGTTAAAAGCAGTGAGGAAGGTAAAAAGCTTGTTGAAGAGAATAAAGCGAATTCCTTTATAATGATTGATAAGGATTTTACTGAAAAAATTATAAAAGGTGAAGAATCAAAGATAAAAGTTTATTCAAAAAAGACAGGAAGCTTTTATTCTATGGTTGTTAAAAATATAGTTGATAGCTTTGGCGACGGTTTTAATACTGTAAAGACTATAAACAGCCTTACAGGAAAATTCAGCGAATATAAAACATATAAAAATATAGAAAATGTGCCAATATCTGCAAAGGGAAACATACCAAGGGCAATAGATTATTATGCTGTAACTATGCTTGTTATGACGCTGATGTATGATACCATCTCAAGTGCAGTACTTGCTGGCGAGGATATATATGAAGCGATAGGAAACAGGGTAAAATGCACCCCTGTAAAATTCTATGAACTGTTTTTAGGAAAGCTTTTGGGGCTGATTGCTACTTTTTTTCTTAAAGCTGTAATGATTATATGCTTTTCTAAATATGTTTATGGGGTTAACTTTGGAGAAAATATGCCTGTGATATTGTTTATAACCTTTTCCTTTTCAGTTTTTTCAACTTCCTTTGGTATTATGACAGCTTTCTTTGCAAAAGATGAAAAACGTGCTGTTAATTTTTTAAATGGAATAGTTCCGCTGTTTACTTTTTTATCGGGAGGATATACTAAATTTTCAACTTTTGGTTCATTAGAAAAAATAATATTTTTTATTCCAAATAAGCTTGGACATGAAGCATTCTTTAATACTATATACAACGGTTCATCACAGATAGCTTCAAAGGCAGTATTATCTCTTTGGGCTATGAGTATTTTAATGTTTATATTTTCATCGCTAAAAGGAAGGAGGGTTAAAGTATGA
- a CDS encoding ABC transporter ATP-binding protein — protein MVVEIKNLIKRYGNVLAVDNVSMSIKEGEIFGLLGPNGAGKTTIINTIVGLCKIDKGEIRVFGKSLKEDEIEIKKNMGIVPQDIAVFEDLTAYENVKYFARLYGLSGTLLKERVEEALNFVGLWDKRKEYPVKFSGGMKRRLNIACAITHRPKLIIMDEPTVGIDPQSRNHILDSIKVLNDMGSTIIYTSHYMEEIEQICSYVVIVDHGRVIAKGTKEELKDFVSQEEKIDITLSNINFSIVDEIKKIDGVKDCIIEDNNMTVISSKNSKNIASIMEKIIKYDSDIISLNIDRPTLETVFLTLTGKKLRD, from the coding sequence ATGGTTGTTGAAATTAAAAACCTTATAAAAAGATATGGGAATGTACTTGCTGTTGATAATGTTAGTATGAGCATTAAAGAAGGGGAGATATTCGGGCTTTTAGGACCTAACGGCGCAGGAAAGACAACGATAATAAACACAATCGTTGGACTTTGCAAAATTGACAAAGGGGAGATAAGGGTATTTGGGAAAAGCCTTAAAGAGGATGAAATTGAAATTAAAAAGAATATGGGTATAGTTCCTCAGGATATAGCTGTGTTTGAGGATTTAACCGCCTATGAAAATGTAAAATATTTTGCAAGGCTCTATGGCCTGTCTGGGACGCTTTTAAAAGAAAGAGTTGAAGAGGCACTTAACTTCGTAGGCCTTTGGGATAAGAGAAAGGAATATCCTGTAAAGTTTTCAGGAGGTATGAAAAGAAGGCTAAACATTGCCTGTGCAATAACCCACAGACCAAAGCTTATTATAATGGATGAGCCAACCGTTGGCATCGATCCTCAGTCGAGAAACCATATATTGGATTCAATAAAAGTTCTTAACGATATGGGCTCTACAATAATCTACACATCCCACTATATGGAAGAGATAGAGCAGATATGTTCCTATGTTGTTATAGTGGATCATGGAAGAGTTATTGCAAAGGGTACAAAGGAGGAACTTAAGGACTTTGTATCACAAGAAGAAAAAATAGATATTACCCTATCAAATATTAATTTTTCAATAGTTGATGAGATTAAAAAAATAGATGGGGTTAAGGACTGCATCATAGAGGACAACAACATGACCGTTATTTCAAGCAAAAACAGCAAAAATATAGCTTCGATTATGGAAAAAATAATTAAATATGATTCTGATATAATATCCCTTAATATTGATAGGCCAACCCTCGAAACCGTATTTTTAACTCTAACTGGTAAAAAACTAAGGGATTGA
- the thiE gene encoding thiamine phosphate synthase — translation MKNNVNYKLYLVTDRDILKNNDLSKAVEQAILGGVTLVQLREKDISTREFYNIALNIKRITDIYDIPLIINDRLDIALSIDAAGLHVGQKDMPADIARKLIGKDKILGVSVCSVDEARKAEKDGADYIGVGAIFPTSTKKDADAVSIERLKEIKESVSIPVVAIGGINENNAVLLKPAKIDGIAVVSCILGKDNIKQAAKIMSECADNVIY, via the coding sequence ATGAAGAATAATGTTAATTATAAGCTTTATCTTGTTACTGATAGAGATATATTAAAAAATAATGATTTATCAAAGGCTGTAGAGCAGGCTATATTAGGAGGAGTAACTTTAGTCCAGCTTCGGGAAAAGGATATATCAACCCGAGAATTTTATAATATAGCTTTAAATATTAAAAGAATTACTGATATATATGACATACCTTTAATTATAAATGACAGGCTTGATATTGCACTTTCAATAGATGCTGCAGGGCTTCACGTTGGGCAAAAAGACATGCCTGCAGACATAGCAAGAAAACTTATTGGAAAAGATAAAATACTTGGAGTTTCTGTTTGCAGTGTTGATGAAGCAAGAAAAGCTGAGAAAGATGGAGCAGATTATATAGGCGTTGGGGCTATTTTCCCAACAAGCACCAAAAAAGATGCAGACGCAGTTTCAATTGAGCGTTTAAAAGAAATTAAAGAAAGCGTATCTATTCCTGTTGTTGCAATTGGAGGAATAAATGAAAACAATGCAGTGCTTTTAAAACCTGCAAAAATAGACGGCATTGCGGTAGTTTCATGTATCTTAGGTAAAGATAACATAAAACAGGCAGCTAAGATTATGTCAGAGTGCGCAGATAATGTTATATATTAA
- the thiM gene encoding hydroxyethylthiazole kinase, with amino-acid sequence METCKKIGELLCSLREKNPLIHNITNYVTVNDCANIILAIGASPVMADDINEVKEMVSIASSLVLNIGTLNKRTVESMIEAGKRANELNIPIILDPVGAGATKYRTETAKRIMDEIKLSVVRGNISEIKTLYGLETQTKGVDAAEPISASEDELTEIKEIARNFAKKFKTVCAITGATDIVTDGKALYSVTNGHKIMSKITGTGCMCTSLIGSYLGASDNYLLAALSGIVSMGIAGEKAFEKMDKNDEGTGSFKTYLIDSIYKLSKEEIIQRGKVYEE; translated from the coding sequence ATGGAAACTTGTAAAAAAATTGGAGAATTATTATGCAGCTTAAGAGAAAAAAATCCTCTAATACATAATATAACAAATTATGTAACTGTAAATGACTGCGCTAATATTATCCTTGCAATTGGAGCATCGCCGGTTATGGCAGATGATATAAATGAAGTTAAAGAGATGGTATCCATTGCATCCTCTCTTGTATTAAATATTGGAACATTAAACAAAAGAACTGTTGAATCTATGATTGAAGCTGGTAAGAGGGCAAATGAACTTAATATCCCAATTATACTTGATCCTGTTGGTGCAGGAGCTACAAAATACAGAACGGAAACAGCCAAAAGAATAATGGATGAAATTAAACTATCTGTTGTAAGGGGAAATATTTCAGAGATTAAAACCCTATACGGATTAGAGACACAGACAAAAGGCGTTGATGCCGCAGAGCCGATTTCAGCAAGTGAGGATGAACTTACTGAAATAAAAGAAATTGCAAGAAATTTTGCTAAAAAATTTAAAACTGTATGTGCAATAACTGGGGCAACAGATATAGTAACAGACGGAAAAGCTCTATATAGCGTTACAAACGGTCATAAAATAATGTCTAAAATAACAGGAACAGGCTGTATGTGCACTTCTCTTATTGGTTCATACCTTGGAGCATCAGATAATTATCTTTTAGCTGCTTTATCGGGTATTGTATCTATGGGCATCGCTGGTGAAAAGGCCTTTGAAAAAATGGATAAAAACGATGAAGGAACAGGCAGCTTTAAAACATATTTAATAGATTCAATTTATAAATTATCAAAGGAAGAAATAATACAAAGAGGGAAAGTTTATGAAGAATAA
- the cytX gene encoding putative hydroxymethylpyrimidine transporter CytX: MTKDNEKLGFWTFLLLWFGAAVSIAEILTGGLIAPLGFKTGVIVILAGHLIGTFVLVLGGVIGTREKVPAITSTNISFGKYGVYLFSILNVLQLIGWTAVMIKSAADSINLIAKSLWSFDNVLLSIVLVGVLVALWIWYGKDGMKKLNSIAVFLLFVLTIVLGTVIFKDKTLFDRAGSGSISVGGALELNVIMPLSWLPLIADYTRFAKSEKEGALGSFLGYFLGSSWMYIIGLGAAIVSNNPDPSAMMLAANLGITALGIVVLSTVTTTFLDVYSAGVSFLNIMPKQSEKNIGILMTVIGTVIAAVFPIENYESFLYAIGSVFAPLFAILITDYFIIKKNNKIKNDVLINLGAFIVWAIGVASYYSFIKQDLLFGATVPAMITTSIIYTITWRWINKWKLVKKLENYYAA; the protein is encoded by the coding sequence ATGACTAAAGATAACGAAAAGCTTGGCTTTTGGACATTTTTACTTTTATGGTTTGGAGCGGCAGTTTCAATTGCTGAAATATTAACTGGAGGTTTGATTGCACCTCTTGGCTTTAAAACCGGTGTTATTGTAATTTTAGCTGGGCATTTGATTGGAACCTTTGTGCTTGTTTTGGGAGGAGTAATTGGAACAAGAGAAAAGGTTCCAGCAATAACTTCAACAAATATATCCTTTGGGAAATACGGAGTATATTTATTCTCAATTTTAAACGTTCTTCAGCTTATAGGCTGGACAGCGGTTATGATAAAATCTGCAGCAGATTCAATAAACCTTATAGCAAAGAGTTTATGGAGTTTTGACAATGTTTTGTTAAGCATTGTTTTAGTTGGAGTACTTGTTGCACTTTGGATTTGGTATGGGAAGGATGGTATGAAAAAGCTGAACAGTATTGCTGTATTTTTGCTCTTTGTACTGACGATTGTTTTAGGTACTGTAATATTTAAAGATAAAACTTTGTTTGATAGAGCAGGAAGCGGCAGCATATCTGTTGGCGGGGCTCTTGAACTTAATGTAATTATGCCTCTGTCTTGGCTTCCTCTTATTGCAGACTATACAAGATTTGCAAAGAGTGAAAAAGAAGGAGCTTTAGGAAGCTTTTTAGGATACTTTTTAGGAAGTTCATGGATGTATATTATTGGACTTGGTGCAGCTATAGTTTCAAACAACCCAGACCCTTCAGCTATGATGCTTGCTGCAAATCTTGGAATAACTGCACTTGGCATAGTTGTGCTTTCAACAGTTACAACTACTTTTCTTGATGTTTACTCAGCTGGGGTTTCCTTTTTAAATATAATGCCAAAACAAAGTGAAAAAAATATAGGAATACTAATGACGGTAATTGGAACTGTAATCGCTGCAGTTTTTCCAATTGAAAACTATGAAAGCTTTTTATATGCAATAGGTTCAGTGTTTGCACCTTTGTTTGCAATTCTTATAACTGACTATTTTATTATAAAGAAAAACAACAAAATTAAGAACGATGTTCTTATTAACTTAGGAGCATTTATAGTATGGGCAATAGGTGTTGCTTCATATTACAGTTTCATTAAACAGGATTTATTATTTGGAGCAACAGTTCCTGCAATGATAACTACAAGCATTATTTATACAATAACCTGGAGGTGGATTAACAAATGGAAACTTGTAAAAAAATTGGAGAATTATTATGCAGCTTAA
- a CDS encoding FeoA family protein encodes MCICDLEPLKKVYICDIKGNELLVKRLLALGATYGTEVYVKNYAPLGDPIIINLRGFDLAIRKKDAKNIYVKEA; translated from the coding sequence ATGTGTATATGTGATTTAGAACCTTTGAAGAAGGTATATATATGTGATATAAAAGGAAATGAATTGCTTGTAAAAAGACTTCTTGCTCTTGGTGCAACTTATGGTACCGAAGTTTATGTTAAAAATTATGCTCCTCTTGGTGATCCGATAATAATTAATCTAAGAGGCTTTGATCTTGCAATAAGAAAGAAGGATGCAAAGAATATATACGTAAAGGAGGCGTAA
- the feoB gene encoding ferrous iron transport protein B has product MITAALIGNPNVGKTTLFNLLTGSNQYVGNWPGVTVEKKEGYMENSIKIVDLPGIYAMDTFSNEEKISKEFLLKEKVDVIINIVDASNLSRNLYLTMQLKQFKKPIILVLNMLDAAENKGIKINFDLLAKEINCTIVPIIASKKIGIDNLKVLLMSGNFLKSIDDNDYHFSSEKEIYDYIDSILKKSISFNRNNTKTISEKIDKIILNKFLAYPIFLGFLYLIFKLTFSWVGQPLADLLDLFLNDYLVPFIENLLKSSSPYFKSLIIDGIVGGVGSVVVFLPVILSLFLGISFLEDCGYMARAALIMDKLMRKMGLSGKAFIPLIVGFGCSVPGIMSSRTLESEKDRKLTALLVPLMSCNARLPVYALFASVFFPNNQTAVVFSLYIIGIVLAFVIGIIFKNTIFKKDEEPFIIELPEYKMPDIRNLLIHTWDKGKGFLKKAGTIIFSISILVWFLSNFNFNGMTEMNSSFLASIGKFINPIFIPLGFGKWQNSVSLLTGLMAKEVVIGTMGVIYGGDLSNVLKGSFTPLSAYSFLIFVLLYTPCVSVIATMKKEYGSKMAVFSVFYQLILAWIASFIVYNFGKILF; this is encoded by the coding sequence ATGATAACGGCTGCACTTATTGGTAACCCAAATGTGGGAAAAACAACTCTTTTTAACCTTCTAACGGGTTCAAATCAATATGTTGGTAACTGGCCAGGAGTTACCGTTGAAAAAAAAGAAGGTTACATGGAAAACTCAATAAAAATAGTGGATTTGCCTGGAATCTATGCAATGGATACCTTCTCTAATGAAGAGAAAATATCTAAGGAGTTTCTTTTAAAAGAAAAGGTTGATGTGATTATAAACATAGTTGATGCATCAAATTTAAGTAGAAACCTATATCTTACAATGCAGCTTAAACAATTTAAAAAACCAATAATACTTGTATTAAATATGTTAGATGCCGCAGAAAATAAAGGCATTAAAATAAACTTTGATTTATTAGCAAAAGAAATCAATTGTACTATAGTTCCAATTATAGCATCAAAGAAAATAGGAATTGATAATCTTAAGGTACTGCTTATGAGCGGTAATTTTTTAAAAAGCATAGATGATAATGATTATCATTTTTCATCAGAAAAGGAGATTTATGACTATATAGATTCAATACTTAAAAAATCAATATCTTTTAATAGGAACAATACAAAAACAATCTCAGAAAAAATTGATAAAATAATACTTAATAAATTTTTAGCTTACCCAATATTTTTAGGATTTCTGTACTTAATATTTAAATTAACTTTCAGCTGGGTAGGCCAACCTCTTGCAGATCTTTTAGATTTATTTCTAAACGATTATCTTGTCCCATTCATTGAAAACCTATTAAAAAGCAGTAGCCCTTATTTTAAATCTCTAATAATAGATGGAATAGTTGGAGGAGTCGGTTCTGTTGTAGTATTCCTTCCTGTTATACTTTCACTATTTCTTGGTATATCTTTTTTAGAGGACTGTGGATATATGGCAAGAGCGGCATTAATAATGGATAAACTTATGAGGAAAATGGGTCTTTCTGGTAAAGCATTTATACCTTTGATAGTTGGATTTGGTTGCAGCGTACCTGGAATAATGTCCTCAAGAACCTTAGAAAGTGAAAAGGACAGAAAACTCACTGCATTATTAGTACCTCTTATGTCTTGTAACGCAAGGCTTCCTGTTTACGCACTATTTGCTTCAGTATTTTTCCCAAACAATCAAACTGCAGTAGTATTTTCGCTATATATCATAGGAATAGTTCTTGCATTTGTTATTGGAATTATTTTCAAGAATACAATATTTAAAAAAGACGAAGAGCCTTTTATAATAGAGCTTCCTGAATATAAAATGCCTGATATAAGAAACCTTTTAATTCATACCTGGGACAAAGGTAAAGGATTTTTAAAAAAGGCAGGAACAATAATATTTTCAATTTCAATATTAGTATGGTTCCTATCAAACTTTAATTTCAATGGAATGACTGAAATGAATTCAAGCTTTTTAGCATCAATTGGAAAATTTATAAACCCAATATTTATACCTCTTGGATTTGGTAAATGGCAAAATTCTGTATCCCTTTTAACAGGCCTTATGGCAAAAGAAGTTGTAATTGGTACAATGGGAGTAATATATGGAGGAGATTTATCTAATGTATTAAAAGGATCCTTTACTCCACTTTCAGCCTATAGCTTTTTAATATTTGTTCTTTTATACACACCATGCGTGTCAGTCATAGCAACCATGAAAAAGGAATACGGAAGCAAGATGGCAGTTTTTTCAGTATTTTATCAGTTAATTTTAGCATGGATAGCCTCATTTATAGTATATAACTTTGGAAAAATATTATTTTAA
- a CDS encoding FeoB-associated Cys-rich membrane protein — translation MIERIITIIIIITAIYILYKNIKKKSSGSCDCSSCTSHCQKYNNKSGV, via the coding sequence ATGATTGAAAGAATAATAACAATAATCATAATAATTACAGCAATATATATTCTATATAAAAATATTAAGAAAAAATCTTCCGGCAGTTGCGATTGTTCATCCTGTACCTCCCACTGTCAAAAATATAATAATAAGTCAGGTGTATAA
- a CDS encoding IS1634 family transposase: protein MRLQIVKSKNAASLYVVKSVYEKGNRTSKVVEKLGTYDELLKKLNGQDPIEWGKRYVEELNRKEKEEKREILVKYSPVKQINKDEQHTFNGSYLFLQKIYNELGLQNICKNISDKHKFNFNLNSILSRLIYARIIYPSSKLATYELSKKFIEQPDFELQHIYRALEVISEETDFIQSELYKNSLKVCNRNKGVLYYDCTNYFFEIEQEEGLKQYGVSKEHRPNPIVQMGLFMDGDGIPLAFCINKGNTNEQVTLKPLEQKIISEFGLSKFIICTDAGLASTANRKFNNIQNRAFITTQSIKKLKSHLKEWALDPKGWHLSDSDKVYNLNEINEEADINKIFYKERWIKEDGLEQKLIVTFSLKYRNYQRTIRGNQIERAQEVIDTNPTKLKKCNANDYKRFISKTHYTPDGEVAEKELYSINADLIAQEAMYDGFYAVCTNISDDAAAIIKINRRRWEIEESFRIMKSEFKARPVYLRRDDRIKAHFTTCFISLMIYRLLEKKLSEKYTCSDIISGLREMNFYEIKNEGYIPIYTRTDFTDDLHDKFGFRTDYQIINMKQMKKIFKDTKK from the coding sequence ATGAGATTACAAATTGTTAAATCAAAAAATGCAGCATCCTTATACGTAGTTAAATCTGTTTATGAAAAAGGCAATCGTACTTCAAAAGTAGTTGAGAAGCTTGGCACTTATGATGAACTTTTAAAAAAACTAAACGGACAAGACCCTATAGAATGGGGGAAGAGGTACGTTGAAGAGTTAAATAGAAAAGAAAAAGAAGAGAAAAGAGAAATATTAGTAAAATACTCGCCTGTTAAACAAATTAACAAAGACGAACAGCATACTTTTAATGGTAGTTACTTGTTTTTACAAAAAATATATAACGAGCTTGGGCTGCAAAATATCTGTAAAAATATTTCGGATAAACATAAATTTAATTTTAATCTAAATTCAATACTATCAAGATTAATTTATGCAAGAATTATTTATCCATCATCTAAGCTTGCTACATACGAACTATCAAAAAAATTTATTGAGCAGCCTGATTTTGAGCTTCAGCATATTTATAGAGCTTTAGAAGTAATTTCAGAAGAAACAGATTTTATTCAGTCAGAATTATATAAGAACAGTCTTAAAGTTTGCAATCGTAATAAAGGAGTTCTCTATTATGACTGCACCAACTATTTCTTTGAAATTGAACAGGAAGAAGGATTAAAACAGTATGGAGTATCGAAGGAACATAGACCCAATCCAATTGTTCAAATGGGACTTTTCATGGATGGAGACGGCATCCCCCTTGCATTTTGTATAAACAAAGGTAATACTAATGAACAAGTAACTTTAAAACCTTTAGAGCAAAAAATTATATCCGAATTTGGGCTTTCAAAATTTATCATTTGTACAGATGCAGGGCTTGCATCTACAGCAAACAGAAAATTTAATAATATACAAAATCGAGCTTTTATTACTACACAATCTATTAAAAAATTAAAATCACATTTAAAAGAATGGGCGTTAGACCCCAAAGGATGGCATCTTAGCGATTCAGACAAAGTATATAATTTAAACGAAATTAACGAAGAAGCAGATATTAATAAAATTTTTTATAAGGAACGCTGGATAAAAGAAGACGGGCTTGAACAAAAACTTATTGTAACATTTTCCTTGAAATATAGAAACTATCAAAGAACTATAAGAGGTAACCAAATAGAGAGAGCTCAAGAGGTTATTGATACCAATCCTACAAAATTGAAGAAATGTAATGCTAATGATTACAAACGCTTTATTTCAAAGACTCACTACACACCTGACGGTGAAGTAGCTGAAAAAGAATTATACAGCATTAATGCTGATTTAATAGCACAAGAGGCAATGTATGATGGTTTTTACGCAGTATGTACAAATATAAGTGATGATGCTGCCGCAATTATAAAAATTAATAGAAGGCGTTGGGAAATAGAAGAGTCCTTCCGTATTATGAAATCAGAGTTTAAGGCAAGACCAGTATATTTAAGAAGAGATGATAGAATAAAAGCGCATTTTACAACTTGTTTCATTTCCCTGATGATATATAGGCTATTAGAAAAAAAGCTTTCAGAAAAATATACGTGTAGCGATATTATATCAGGACTTAGAGAAATGAATTTTTATGAGATTAAGAATGAGGGCTATATTCCAATATATACAAGGACTGATTTTACAGATGATTTACATGACAAATTTGGCTTTAGAACGGATTATCAAATAATTAATATGAAACAAATGAAGAAAATTTTTAAAGACACGAAAAAATAA
- a CDS encoding UbiX family flavin prenyltransferase, protein MRIVVCITGATGAIYGIKFLEALKQYDNVTTHLIISEHGKENIKIETSYSLEYVYSLVNYAHENSNLAACVSSGSFEYDAVVIIPCSMKTLSSVANGYSENLISRVSDVALKERRKLIICPRESPLNSIHIELMLKLSNMGAYIIPPMPAFYNKPKTIDDIIDHHIMKLLDKIGIENRKSKRWEGMS, encoded by the coding sequence ATGAGAATAGTAGTTTGTATAACTGGAGCAACAGGAGCTATTTATGGTATAAAATTTCTTGAAGCATTGAAACAGTATGATAACGTTACTACACATCTTATAATAAGTGAACATGGTAAGGAAAATATAAAAATTGAAACAAGTTATTCTTTGGAATATGTCTATTCATTAGTAAATTATGCTCACGAAAACTCAAATCTTGCTGCATGTGTATCAAGTGGATCCTTTGAATACGATGCAGTTGTTATAATACCATGCAGTATGAAAACATTGTCGTCAGTAGCTAATGGTTATAGTGAAAACTTAATTTCAAGAGTTTCAGATGTTGCTTTAAAGGAGAGAAGAAAATTAATTATATGCCCAAGAGAGAGTCCTTTAAATTCAATACATATTGAGCTTATGCTTAAACTATCAAATATGGGGGCATATATAATTCCTCCGATGCCTGCATTCTATAATAAACCAAAAACAATAGATGATATTATTGATCATCACATAATGAAGCTTCTTGATAAAATAGGTATAGAAAATAGAAAATCTAAACGTTGGGAAGGAATGAGTTAA